The genomic segment AGGACTTGGTCTTTCAATGGAGATCGTATCCGTTATCGAAAATGATTTGCATGGACGTCTCGCTAACGATGTAAATGACGCAAATCTCTTCATGGATTGCTTAAAAGCATCTGGAGAAGACAACAACGCGAAGCTAATTGCTGCCTACTTCACACACATTGGAATGGATGCACACTATATGTGTCCAAAAGAGGCCGGTCTACTGGTCAATGAACGACCAGAACGGGTACGCGCACTCCCTGAAGGCGATGACCAGCTTGCACAATTACGCGACAAACCAGGTATTATCGTTTTCCCAGGCTTTTTTGGCTACACGACAGACGGAACACTTCGGACATTCAACAGAGGTGGATCGGACATCACAGGATCTCTACTTGCCGCAGCGACAGAAGCTGAGCTGTATGAAAATTTTACAGACGTTGACTCAGTCTTTGCAGCCAACCCGAATGTTGTCGACAATCCGGTCGGCATCGATAAAATGACTTACCGTGAAATGCGGGAACTAGCCTATGCAGGATTCTCCGTCTTTCACGACGAAGCGCTAATGCCCGCATTCCGTCGTTCCATTCCTGTGTGCATTAAAAACACCAATAATCCGGAGGCTCCGGGAACACTTATCGTCAATGAACGAAATTACTTTGCACAGCCGGTCATTGGTATTGCCGCTGATAGTGGATTTTCCACACTGTTTGTCGACAAATATTTAATGAACCAGGAAATTGGTTTCGGAAGAAAGTTATTGCAAATCCTAGAGGAAGAAGAAATTCCATTTGAGCACACGCCTTCCGGTATTGATAACTTGTCTGTCATCATCAGAAGTAAATTTCTCAATGCGGATAAAGAAGCACGGATTGTACGCCGAGCAAAAGAGGAATTGAACGCGGATCACGTCCATATGCATTCTAATTACTCCATGATCGTTCTTGTAGGCGAAGGAATGCGTCATTCTACTGGACTGGCTGCACGTGCCGCCTCAGCCATCGCACGCACTGGTGCTAGTATCCAAATGATCAACCAAGGTTCATCAGAAGTCAGCCTTGTCTTCGGCGTTCATAAAAAAGACGAAACAAAAATCTTAAAAGAACTGTACGCTGAATTTTTTCTGAAATCTGCGGTTCTTTCTAACTAAATTAGAAATGCCATTGAATACGCTACGACGATCAGGGATGCCTCCCGCCATAAGCCAGATAAGGTGATAAGGTATCCAATTATTCAATATACATATAGATAAAACGGGACACCATCTAAATGAGATGATGTGCCGTTTGTCTTAAATTAGTGGCGTAAACACACCCGGAAACTGCTTCTATGTGAGATGGGTGTTTATAGTTCTACTTTCAATCACATGGGTTGATTAACCAAAAACTACCAGTAAATAACTGAATCAAACACTAGGCACTTCTTGTACAGTATCTTTGGATTGAACGACCTCTATACGATTACCGAGATGTTTTGATGTATAGGAATGAATGCGACAGGTAACTATTCATAACGGGATTACTAAAAAGGGTGTGGCTGGTTTGCCAAAAGCTGACCGGAAATGATCCCGTGAAAACAGAGTTTTTCAAGCCTTTCTTACCTGTTTTTTATGCGAGAAAATGGTTAATCAACAGTTGTGACTATCAATCTGATTCTCCATCAATCGACGGATTTTTATGTATGATTATTTCTCCATTCTCTATGATAAGTTGAGTTAAAGAATCCCATTGAATCTGCCATGGCACTCAATAATAAACGAGGTGTAATTCGGGGTGTGAATTGTAGAACGCTTGGCGCTTTGGCGAACCCTTTGCCGCGCCTGCGCTAGGGTATTCAATATCGAGAGAAATGCGATTTTGAGATGTATATGGCGCGAATGTAAGGTGATTACTATTTGATATAAATTTAATTCGAGAAATTTGCAATACAGATTGCGGGTCTAATCCCTGATTATGAAATGCGCTTTCTCACATAGACTATCCAGCGCAGGCGCGTCTTCGTGGTAGCCGGAGCGATAAGACTGAAAGCGGTCTCCTTTCTGGCTTATCGCGGGAGGCATCCACAAAGCGTCGAAGCGGTATTAGTGGGAATCCTAATTCATTCCAAGTACTAGGGCTTTTTCCGTATTTCCCACGAATTAACCGCTTTTCTATCGCAACAATTTTAATGACTCGCGAAAAAAGAAATTTCCCCTACACACCATCAGCATTAGACAAATTAAGCTGTCGAAGGAAATGGATAAGATGAAATTCCTTCCGAAATAAATGGGTATCTCTCGTTATTTATCGGAATTTTTAGTTTTAATTAACCCTGAAGTTCCTGTACAGTTAAGAAAAGAAGCTGTCTGGGGGGAATGGGAATGCCGTACAAAGTGATAGCCATAGTGTGTTCAATAGTCGCCATTGCATGTTCAGTTTTGGTTTTAGCCAGCGCCCACTTTATTGATGATTGGGCTGAGGAGGAACTCAGCTTTAGCCATGAAGTATCCGCGGCCAGCACAGCAGATCGAGTGGACAGAGTAAGCGACTATCTTGTAAGGTGGCAGTCGAATATGACGAGTAAAGGTTTCACGGACGAGCAAGTGGAAGAAGGGAAGAAGGTTGTCGCGAAGCACCTGGCTGACATCAAGTTGACATCCAAGACAGACGATTAGGTTTAGAGAATAGAACAGTTCTCTTTTACCGCATCGTGTAAAGGCCTGTTTGTTGTTTTTGTCGGCTTAAAGATCAAACTGGCCAGTTAGTTGAACAAATAGGGACCTGTCCGCTAATGCGAATTGGCCCCTGTTTTGCCCTGCTAATTTTTTGTCCTCAAAAAGAGTATCCGTTATATTTTTGGGGATGATTTCATTTTTTCAAAAGTGACGTTTGCTTCAGGGAATGTCCTATTTTCTCAACAATCGTTTCCACTTCTCGCGGATTAGTAAGAAGATCATAATCATTGATATCTAGACGTAATACCGGGCATGCATTGAACGAATTGATCCAATTCTCATAGCGTCCGTGCATCTCTTCCCAGTATGAAACCGGTGTCTCCTGTTCCATCACGCGACCGCGTTCTTTGACACGTGAAATGATGCCGTCAAGCGGTCCTTCCAAATAAACCAGCAAATCCGGATGCGGAAAATAGGGTGTCATAACCATTGCTTCAAACAGATTCGTATACGTATCATAATCAACCGGGTTCATCGTCCCTTTTTCCATATGCATTTTTGCAAAAATACCTGTATCTTCATAAATCGAACGGTCTTGGATAAATCCGCCGCCATATTCAAATATACGTTTCTGCTCCTTGAATCGCTCTGCCAAGAAGTAAATTTGTAAATGGAAGCTCCACTTTTCAAAGTCATTGTAAAAAAGATCGAGGTAGGGATTCTGATCGACATTTTCAAATGATGTCCTGAAATTCAGTGCATCCGCAAGTGCCTGCGTCATCGTTGACTTGCCGACCCCCACCGTCCCTGCAATTGTAATGACAGCATTTTGAGGGATGCCGTATTTTTCACGTAAGTTCATTCAATGTAACTCCTTTTCGTATCGTCGCATCGACAGTATCTAAAATGAATTGCAGATCCTCTTCGCTGTTAACGAAATCTAGATCATCTCCGTTGAACCGAAGAACAGGAATTTCAGGATGTGCCGATTCAAAATACGTGATGAACGTCTCGTAATCTTCCGCAAGTTGCTGCAAATAAGCGGGATCCATGTTTTTCTCAAATGCACGCCCACGCTGTGAAATACGCTTCATAAGTGTGTCTAGGCTCGCGTGTAGGTAAACAATTATATTCGGAACAAGCATGTCCTTCGTCAAAATCTTATAGATTTCCTCGTACTTCACATATTCTGTTGGATCTAATGTACGTTTTGCAAAAATGAGGTTTTTAAAAATATGATAATCAGCAACAACCGGTTTTTGTTCACTCAATATCTCGGTTTTAATATCGCTAAGCTGTTTATATCGATTGCAAAGAAAAAACATTTCGGTTTGGAAACTCCATTCCTCGATGTTGTCATAAAATTTATTTAAAAATGGATTTTCATCCACAATCTCTTTTAGCTGATGGAATTGCTGTGTGTCCGCGATTGCCTTGGAAAGTGACGTTTTTCCAACTCCAATCGGACCTTCGACCGTTATGAACGGAACAGACATCAGAAATCCTCCTTCACGTCGTCATAATATATAGTACTCTTTATTTTATCACACGGTTGAAATGAAAAATAGAGTGTAGCAAATGTTTCACACTCTTCAACATTCAGACTTTTTCCACGTGGAACAATTTTAAGGAACGGTGAAGCAGTGCCCTATATCCGGGATGGATGCAGCTTAATCCTTCCTAGCCGTACCGACTTCTGACCCCGCATCTGGACGCTGTAGTTAGACAACACCTCGATTAAGAAAACATCCTTCATTCACCACTAGATAATGCTACACTATCACCAAGGAGTGATGACTTTGGATACTTTTAATAAAGACCGGCTATATATGCAGTTGGCAATTGACGAAGCGATGAAAGCACAGGCTCTTGGCGAAGTACCCATTGGCGCGATCATCGTTCATGAGGATAAAGTAATTGCACGGGCACATAATTTGCGAGAAACCACCCAAAACGCAGTTACCCATGCAGAGTTGTCGGCAATTCAAGATGCATGTCAAGAAATTGGTAGCTGGCGCCTGGAAGATACAACTCTATATGTCACACTAGAGCCATGTCCAATGTGCGCAGGTGCTATTTTACAGTCTAGAATCCCACGTGTTGTCTACGGTGCTCGGGATCCAAAAGGCGGTTGCGTTGACTCACTCTATCGCTTATTGAACGATCCACGATTTAATCATGAATGTGATGTGGTTGAAGGCGTGTCGGCGGATGAATGCGGGGAGATGCTTACGGCATTTTTCAGGGCCATTCGTGAACGGAAAAAGAGTGACCAAAAGCGTAAGCGCCTTGATCAAGAGCTTGAATCCTAGACAGGAGAAAAAAGAAAACGTGCAGGACGTCGAATGACGCCTTGCACGTTTTCTTTTTTTAAAGGGTAATAACTTCTTTTCCACCCATATACGGACGAAGAACCTCAGGAATAACGACAGAACCATCTTCCTGCTGATAATTTTCAAGGATTGCCGCCACAGTACGGCCAATTGCTAGCCCGCTGCCATTCAATGTGTGAACGTATTCCGGTTTCGCACCCGCTTCTCGGCGGAAACGAATATTTGCACGACGCGCCTGGAAATCTTCAAAGTTTGAACAAGAAGAGATCTCGCGGTACAGGTTTTGTGTTGGAATCCACACTTCTAAATCATATTTCTTCGCAGCTGTGAATCCTAAATCTGCTGTACACATTTTTAGCGCACGGTATGGCAATTTCAATAACTGCAATACCTTTTCAGCGTGACCTGTCAATTTTTCGAGTTCATCATAAGAATCTTCCGGCTTCACGAAACGAACAAGCTCAACTTTATTGAACTGGTGCTGACGGATTAGACCGCGCGTATCACGGCCAGCAGATCCCGCCTCTGAACGGAAGTTCGTGCTATACGCCGCAAATGCCACCGGTAATTGTGCAACATTCAAGATTTCGTCGCGGTGGAAGTTCGTTACAGGCACTTCAGATGTCGGAATAAGGAAGTAATCCTCTTCGTTGATTAAAAATGCATCTTCCTCAAACT from the Sporosarcina psychrophila genome contains:
- a CDS encoding deoxynucleoside kinase, yielding MNLREKYGIPQNAVITIAGTVGVGKSTMTQALADALNFRTSFENVDQNPYLDLFYNDFEKWSFHLQIYFLAERFKEQKRIFEYGGGFIQDRSIYEDTGIFAKMHMEKGTMNPVDYDTYTNLFEAMVMTPYFPHPDLLVYLEGPLDGIISRVKERGRVMEQETPVSYWEEMHGRYENWINSFNACPVLRLDINDYDLLTNPREVETIVEKIGHSLKQTSLLKK
- a CDS encoding aspartate kinase, translating into MKVCKFGGTSVASSDQIKKVAQIVKTDPSRKIIVVSAPGKRFGSDEKVTDLLIQLAEKALKGEDTEIEFKEVVARYQQIAAGLGLSMEIVSVIENDLHGRLANDVNDANLFMDCLKASGEDNNAKLIAAYFTHIGMDAHYMCPKEAGLLVNERPERVRALPEGDDQLAQLRDKPGIIVFPGFFGYTTDGTLRTFNRGGSDITGSLLAAATEAELYENFTDVDSVFAANPNVVDNPVGIDKMTYREMRELAYAGFSVFHDEALMPAFRRSIPVCIKNTNNPEAPGTLIVNERNYFAQPVIGIAADSGFSTLFVDKYLMNQEIGFGRKLLQILEEEEIPFEHTPSGIDNLSVIIRSKFLNADKEARIVRRAKEELNADHVHMHSNYSMIVLVGEGMRHSTGLAARAASAIARTGASIQMINQGSSEVSLVFGVHKKDETKILKELYAEFFLKSAVLSN
- a CDS encoding deoxynucleoside kinase; the protein is MSVPFITVEGPIGVGKTSLSKAIADTQQFHQLKEIVDENPFLNKFYDNIEEWSFQTEMFFLCNRYKQLSDIKTEILSEQKPVVADYHIFKNLIFAKRTLDPTEYVKYEEIYKILTKDMLVPNIIVYLHASLDTLMKRISQRGRAFEKNMDPAYLQQLAEDYETFITYFESAHPEIPVLRFNGDDLDFVNSEEDLQFILDTVDATIRKGVTLNELT
- the tadA gene encoding tRNA adenosine(34) deaminase TadA, encoding MDTFNKDRLYMQLAIDEAMKAQALGEVPIGAIIVHEDKVIARAHNLRETTQNAVTHAELSAIQDACQEIGSWRLEDTTLYVTLEPCPMCAGAILQSRIPRVVYGARDPKGGCVDSLYRLLNDPRFNHECDVVEGVSADECGEMLTAFFRAIRERKKSDQKRKRLDQELES
- the serS gene encoding serine--tRNA ligase, with the protein product MLDIKKVRANFDEVKEKLSKRGEDISQLDKFQALDDKRRELIAKVETLKAERNEVSQKVAEMKRNKENADDVIARTRQVGEDIKKLDEELHTVEEELNYIMMRIPNIPHDSVPVGDSEDDNVEIRVWGEKPEFGFEPKPHWEVGTDLNLLDFERAAKVTGSRFVFYRGLGARLERALINFMLDLHIEEHGYEEMLPPYLVNRTSLTGTGQLPKFEEDAFLINEEDYFLIPTSEVPVTNFHRDEILNVAQLPVAFAAYSTNFRSEAGSAGRDTRGLIRQHQFNKVELVRFVKPEDSYDELEKLTGHAEKVLQLLKLPYRALKMCTADLGFTAAKKYDLEVWIPTQNLYREISSCSNFEDFQARRANIRFRREAGAKPEYVHTLNGSGLAIGRTVAAILENYQQEDGSVVIPEVLRPYMGGKEVITL